Within Fodinicurvata sp. EGI_FJ10296, the genomic segment GCGAATTGGCATAGGAATTCAGCAAGCAGACGGCGACGGCGTCGTAAGTCCGGGCGCCGAGGAATCCGCACAAGCGCCGCTCGGCCTCGGCCTCGTCGAGTTCGGTCTCCACCGCGCCCGTGCTCAACACTCGTTCCGCGATACCCAGGATGTCCGGCCGTTTCACAACGGGCACGGGCTTCTGATAGAAGAGATCGTAAATGCGATGACGGTCGTGGCGCTGGAGGAAAAGCAGATCCTCGAAGCCGGCAGTCACGACAAAAGCGACGCGGCCACCCTTCCGCTCCAGCACCGCATTGGTGGCGACGGTCGATCCGTGGACGATTTCGTCCACGGTGGAGAGATCGATTTTCGCCGCATCGAGCGCCTGCAATGCGCCCTCGTCGGGGCGACCGCGAACGCTCGGCACCTTGCCGACACTCATCCGCCCTTCATCCAGAGCGACCAGATCGGTAAACGTACCGCCTACTTCAATACCCACCCGCATTCCGGACTCTCCTGAGCATCATATGCGTGTTTTGGAAAACAACGGGCGCCTTAGCCTTCGACGGCGATACCGGCCTCTTCGTAGTATCTGAGCGCGCCATCGTGGACGGGGATGACGACGCTTTTTCCGGCGTTTTCCGGCCCGAACTGGCCGGCGAGCGGATGCACCTCGGCCAGCTCTTCATTGTGTTCCATCAGCGCTCTGGTGATCTGATAGACGACCTCGTCATCGAGATCCGCCCGGCAGACGAGCACATTGGGAATGCCCAGGCTGCTCGTCTCTTCCTCGACCGAGTCATAGACACCGGCGGCCAGCGGCAGCGGGATCATGTAGGGTTCATTCTCGATGACTTCTTCGATGGCCTCAGCGCTGATATCCAGAAAGCGGATATCCTTGCCGGCTTCCAGATCCATGACGGCGCCGGTGGGAGCACCGCCCCAATAGACGGCCGCATCGATATTGTCGTCGCGCATGGACGTCATCAATTCGCCGATGCCGAGCACGAACGGTGTGATCTCTGTCATTTCGAGCCCATAGGCCGCAGCGACCGGCGGGAACCACACGCGCGGGGTTTGACCCACGGCCAGGCCGACGCGCTTGCCTCGTAGATCAGCCACCGTCTCGACGTCGCCGTCGGCGTTGACGATCACCTGCAACGTCGAGGAATAGCCGCGCGTGACGTAGCGGATATTCTGCATCTGCTCGTCCTGAAACGGATCCAGAGCATTATAGGCCGCATAGGGAGTGTCGGCGGTCATCAGGCCGCAGTCCAGCGATCCCTGTTCCATCAGCCGGGTGTTTTCCGCGCCCCCGGAACTGACCTGTGCGGTGGCGACGACTCCGTCCGCGTGACGCTCGATGACCCGCGCCATCCCTGCGGCCGTGATGTAGTAGAGGCCGCCGGAACTTCCGCCGCCGATGGATATCTGGACATCGGCTCTGGCATCAGCCGCCGATAGCCCGGCCGTTCCCGCGATCGCGCCTGCAATAGCGGCGACGGCAACGGCGTTGAGAAGTTTCTGCTTGTTCATTGAAGTAATCCTTCCTGTTCAGATGCATATTGGCGATCAGTGCCGTGAACTATTGTAATGAGACGACGCTTCTGCGCGCCCTCATGGCCTGAGTTACGATTGTCAGTAGTATCAATGCCCCACCGGACAGATCCGTCATGAGTCCGTGGAAGATCAGCAGGAAGCCCGCCACACACAGCAGCGCCCGCTCGATCAGGTTCATGCGCGCGATCAGGTACCCTTCCAGTCCGGCGGCCAACGCCGCCGCGCCGACAAAGGCAGTCAATGTCGCAAGCACGATTTCGTACCATTGCCCCTGCATCAGCAGTTGCGGGCTGTAGATGATCATGAACGGGATGATGAAGCCGGCCAGCCCGAGTTTGAGCGCCGTCAGCCCCGTTTGCATCGGGTTGGCGCCGGATATCGCGCTCGCGGCATAGGCGGCAAGGGCGACAGGCGGCGTGATTGCCGAAATGATCCCGAAATAGAAGATGAAAAGGTGGGCGGCAATCGGCACGACGCCCATATTGATCAGGCTGGGCGCGACCAGGACCGACAGCACGATATAAGCGGCCACCGTCGGCAGCCCCATTCCCAGAATGAGCGAGGCCAGCGCCGTCAGAATCAACAGCACCGGCAGGCTTCCGCCGGAAAGATCGACCAGTACGCCCGACAGGCGAAGGCCGAGACCGGTCAGCATGAACATGCCGATGATGATCCCCGACATCGCACAAGCGGCCGCCACTTCGAGCGCGGCCATGGCGCCTTCACGCAAGCCGATGCCGCAGCGGCCGATATAGCCGTGCACGAATTGCGAGGCGGCATCGCGTCGGCGGCGGGTGAGAAACCACAAGGCGACCACAAGACCGATGTAGAAAAAGGCCACGACACGCCCGCCGAACAGATCCGCCCCCAGCAAGAACACCAGATGACCGGCCGCAACGGCCACACCGATGGTGAGCGCCAGTTTGCGCGGCAACAGGCTGACTTCGCGGCCGAAGAACAGCAGCAGATTGACGCCAATGGTATAAACGGCTGCCTTGAGCGGCGAGAACTGCGGCCCCGCCAGCAGATAGACCAGCGTCACCGGCACCAGGAACAGATACCCTCCGTTCAGGAGCACCGCTACGGGATCGGGCAGCTGGTCGCGGGGGGTGCCCCTCAGGCCGATCTTGGCGGCCCGAAGATCGACCGCCACGAACAAGGTCGCGTAGTAGAGCAAAGCCGGTATCGCCGCGGCGACGGCGACATCGAGATAGGAAATGCCGAGAATTTCGGCAATGAGGAATGCCGCAGCGCCCATGATCGGTGGGACGAGTTGACCGCCCGTTGAAGAGACCGACTCTACCGCGCCGGAGAACCGCGCGTCGAACCCGCTGCGTTTCATCAATGGAATGGTGAAAATTCCCGTGGCCGTAACATTCGCGATGGCGCTGCCGCTCACCATGCCGAACAGACTGCTGCCCGCAATTGCGACCTTTGCCGGCCCGCCTCTCGTTCGCCCGAAGAAGCCGTAAGCAAGATCGGTGAAGAACTGCCCGGCACCGGACACCTTCAACAACGCGCCAAGGATAATGAAAAGGACGATGAACGAGGAACTGACCTGGATCGGTATGCCGAACAGCCCCTCGGTGGTCAGGTAAAGCGTGTGGATGATCTGCTTGAAGCTGAATCCGCGATGAGCGATGACCGACGGCAGGTAGGGCCCGAGCCAGGCGTAAGCAATCGTGACCCCCGCCACGATCGGCAACGCCACTCCGACCAATCGCCGGGCTGCCTCGAAAACCGCGATGATCATGAGGCCGCCGAAAATCAGGTCCGCCGTGTAGATCAGGCCCATTCGGAACGGAAGTTCCGCGTTTTCGCGGATAAGATACACTGTGGCACCAATGCAAACGGCCGCCCAGGCGATGTCCATCAGGCTTGGCCGCGACTTGGCATGTTTCGACAGGAACGGACGCAGAAGGAAGGTCAGGACCAGCGCGATGCCCAAATGGGTCACGCGCTGAATGATGCCCTCCAGAGTGCCGAAGAACGCCGTATAAATATGAAATGTGGAAAAACCGATCGCGAGCGTCGAGGTCAGATACAGCCAGAATGGCGACAGTGTCGACAAACGCCGGACGAGTCCCCCCTCGGCGTCTTCGACAACCCTTGACTGTTCCGGCGATTGGGATTTTCCGGTTTCCGGTCGAGCTTCGGCATGCACTGGCAAAGTGACCTCCATGGATCGGTGCCGCAATGACGCCACACTCCGGCGGGCCTTGCAACAATTAAATGTTGACAATTAATCTTGGTCTCGCGACCTTTCATAATCTGCTGCGGCGCCCGTTTTCTCTGCTGCGGCCGTCGCGGTGAAGGGGAATGGTCGCGTGAACGTGGTCGAACTGAAGGCGCCTGTGGCTGGTCGAAGCCGATCCTGGTGGTTCCAGGATGCGCTACAGGATACCCAGGCCAACGGGGCCGTTGCGCCGGGGCCATCCAGCCCTCTCACCGGTGAAATCACGGCGGACGTCACAATCGTCGGCGGCGGATTTACCGGCCTTTGGACCGCCCTGGCGCTGAGCGACCGCGCACCGGACGTCAAGGTCGTCATCCTCGAAGCCGATGTTTGCGGCAGCGGGGCCAGCGGCATGAACGGCGGCAAATGCCATGGCTATTGGGGCGCACTTCCCGGACTTGTCGGCAATCTCGGTGCCGACGATGCCTTGGCGGTCTGCCGCGCCTCATCGGCAGCCCAGGACGGCATCCGGGATTTCGTGACGTCATGCGGTGTCGATGTCTGGTGGCGGGAAGACGGCCATGCGAAAGTGTCGACCTCGCCGGCTCAGGACAAATCGCTGGAAACCATTGTCCGCACCGCCGAGCGCCTGGGCGTACCGGACACGGCGGTACCGCTCGATCGGGATGCCATTCAGGCCATCTGCGGCGTTTCGGATTACCGCAAAGCGGTTTTCTTTCCCGAAGGCGCCAATCTTCATCCGGCAAGGCTGGTGATGGCGCTCAAGCAGGAAGCCCTTGCCCGGGGTGTGAGAATTTTCGAGAAGAGTGCCGTCACAAAGGTCTCTGCCGGCTCTCCCGGGCGCGTGGAAACAGCAGGTGGCGCCGTCGTTTCCCGCGACATCGTGCTCGCCGCCAATACCGGCCTCGCCGGACTTCGCGGGATCCGGGACCATGTCTCCGTGTTTTCATCCTATGCCGTAATGACCGATCCCGCGCCCGAAGAAATCGACGAGACCGGATGGAACAACGGTGTCGGTCTTTCGGATTTGCGGATGTTCATTCACTATTACCGCAAGACGCAGGACGGGCGCGTGCTGATGGGTTCCGGGTCAGGCCCGATTGCCTATGGCGGCCGCGACGGCGGCGATGCAATGTCGAATGACGCTCGTTCGATCGAACGGGCGCGAGGCGGTATCCGGCGGCTATTGCCCGCCCTTTCCGAGGTCGGCATTGCTTCGGCCTGGGGCGGTGCGATCGATGTTGCGGCAGACCGCCTGCCGTTCTTCCGCACTTTCGCCGGCACCAGAATCCACTACGCCTGCGGATTCTCCGGTCACGGCGTCAATCCGTCATACATCGCAGGCCAGTGCCTGACGTCGCTGATACTGAACGCCAGGGATTCTTGGAGCGCCCTGCCCTTTTGCACGCGGCCGCTGCCGAGCCTTCCGCCCGAGCCACTGCGCTATCTGGGTGGAAACCTCGTGCGGTGGGGCATCATGACCCGCGAGGATGCCGAGGATCGGCAGATCAGGGCGCCGCTGCTTGCACGCGCTGCGGCATCGCTTCCCCGCGTCATGGGCTTGAAGATCGGAGTGCGTTAGGGTCTCGGCGCGAAGTGATGACGCGGTCGGAGAAGATGGGATATTCGGCGATGAAACGACTACCGCTGCCTGTTCTGCAAACCGTCGCCGGGACACCGGCCCGTGGCGAAACGGTATGACGGCAGCAGAGGACTTCGTCCAGGCCGGCGGGCTGGCTGCCGCATTCGTCAATATGGACGAGAACGAGGCCGCAGCCCTGCTGGCCGACCGCTACCAATTGAGCGGCAGCCTGACCAGGCTGGCGACCGAGAAGGACGACACCTTCCGCGTGGCGTGCGGCAACGGCCGACGTTACATTCTGAAATGCGCGAATCCGGCGGAGGATGTGGCGGAGATCGAACTCCAGCTCGATCTGCTGCGCCATATCGCGCCGGAACGCAGCGGCCTGCCTGTCCCGCGCGTCATCCCCACGGTGCGGGACGAGACCCATTTCATGTATCGCGACCGTGCCGGTCAGCAACGCGACATCAGGTTGCTCTCCTACCTCGAAGGAACGATTCTCAGCGAAACGTCGTGTACCGCGGATGAGCGTGAGAAAATCGGAAAGGCATTGGCTGCATTGCGGCTGGCCATGGCCGTTTTCAGCCATCCAGCCGCCGGCCGGGACCTTGCCTGGGATGTCCGCCACCTGCTCAGGCTCGAACATCTCGTGGACGCGATCGACGACCGCGAAGGCCGCAATAAGCTCCAGGCCGGACTGGACCGTTTCGCGGCCTTCAGCGATCGGATCGACGCCTGCCGATGCCAGGTCCTGCACAATGATTTCAGCAAATCGAACATCGTCGTCAATCACGGCTCCGAGGACTTCGTCACCGGGATCATCGATTTCGGCGATATCGTCCACACGGCGATCGCCGTCGATGTCTCGACGGCACTGCTCAATCAACTGCCGTCGCAGAATCTGGATGATCTGTTCAAGGACGGACGCGATGTCCTGCGGGGATACCTGACCGTCGCCGACCTGACGGAAGAAGAAGTCGAGCTGATCCCGCACCTCGTGATGGGACGCGTCATAGCGCGCACCCTGTTGACAACGTGGCGCGCAAAGCTCTTCCCTGATAACGCGACCTATATCACACGCAACACGCCTCAGGGCTGGCCGCAGCTGGACTGGTTCCTGCAGCGATCGGCAGATGAGGTATCGGCAACGCTACTGTCGGAATGCGGGGCCTGCTGAACGAAAGGGACTGTCGTGAGAAACGCCGCCACACCCAGCCGCCGCGGCAGAATGGTCAATGGATTTGACCCCGCCACGCTCCATGAACTCCGCGAACGGACCAGCGCGCAGATCCAGCGTCGGATGCGTCTGCTCGGCCCGGCTTATCGCCTGTTCTACAGGAACCCGGTCGAGATCAGCCGTGGCTCGGGGGTGATGCTGTACGACGCGGACGGGGCGGAGTATCTGGACGCCTACAACAATGTTGTCCCGATCGGCCACTGCCATCCCCGCGTCGTCGAGGCCGTGACACGCCAGATGCAGACCCTGTGCACGCACACGCGCTACATCCAGGAAGGCATCCTGGACTACGCTGAAGACCTGCTCGGGACCTTCGGCGGCCGCATCGAGCACGCGATGTTCACGTGTACAGGATCGGAAGCCAACGATCTCGCGCTCCGTATCGCCAAGCATTATACCGGCAAGCAGGGCATCATCGTGACCTCGGAAGCCTATCACGGCAATTCCGAACTGACGGCGGGCTTCTCGCCATCGATGGGAGAGAATTCACCGCTCGGCGCTTATGTCCGCCGTGTCCCGGCACCCGATTCTTACCGCGTCGACTCAAATGACATCGGCGGGTGGATGGCCGGCCATGTCGCGGCACAGATCGAGGATCTTCAGCGGCGTGGCGACGGGCTGGCGGCGTTCATCGTGGATTCGGCCTTCTCGTCGGACGGCGTGTTTTCCGATCCGACGACGGTGTTGGGACCGGTTGCCGAGGTCGTGCGCAAGGCCGGTGGCCTGTTCATCGCCGACGAGGTGCAATCGGGCTTCGGGCGTATGGGGTCAGATTTCTGGGGATATCAACGGCACGGGGTCGACCCCGACATCGTCACCATGGGCAAGCCCATGGGTAATGGCTATCCCGTTGCCGGTGTCGCGGTCGCGCCGGAGGTTGTCGAGACCTTCGGCCACGACATGCGCTACTTCAATACCTTTGGCGGCAACAGCGTCGCGATGGCGGCCGCACAGGCGACCCTCGATGTAATCCGTGACGAGGGTTTGCTGGAAAACGCGGTGAGGGTCGGGACCGTCATCCGCAACGGCATGTCCGACCTCGCCAGAAAGCACGACCGGATCGGGGATGTGCGCGGCGCGGGTCTCTATACCGGTGTCGAACTGGTCAAGGATCGGTCGAGCAAGGAGCCCGATGCCGCCACTGCGCTGGCGGCGGTCAACGGCCTGCGCGAGCGTCGTGTCCTGATATCGGCGACCGGATTCAACGCCAACACGCTGAAGATCCGGCCGCCGCTGGTGTTCTCCGAGGCGAACGCCGATCAGTTGTTGACGGAACTGGACGCCGTCCTGAACGAAATCTGAAACGGACGAAAAAAGGGCGGTGGCTCCGTAAAGCCACCGCCGGACTGTTGTCGATTTGGCCGTTATTGATTGGCCGTCAGATCGAGCCCGATTTCGTCGTAATACCGTTGGGCGCCCGGATGGACGGGTACGACCATGGCCCGGCCGACATTGTCCAGATTGAACGCCGCTGCGTTGGGGTGGATCGCGCGAAGCTCTTCGGTGTTCTCCATCAGCGTCCTGGTCACCGCATAGACTACGTCGTCCTCAACCCCGGTATGGGTGACAAAAAGGATCGCGTTCCCGATCGACGGGACGTCTTCATCGGTGCCGGGATAGATGCCGCCTTCGATCGGATATTCGAAGAAGAACGGATGTGTTTCGGCAACTTCCTGCGCCTTTTCCGGTGCGATCGGGATGAACCGGACCGAATGAGTGGTTGCAAGATCGGTGATGGAAGCCGTGGGCGCCGAGCCGGAATAGATGGCGACGTCTATGTTGCCGTCCCGCAATGAGTCGAAAAGTTCGGCGGCACGCAGGGTGAATGTTTCGTATTCTCCGTCGACGCCGTAAACCTCGGCGATGCGCGGAAACCAGTCCTGAGCCGTCATCCCTGCCAGGATGCCGACGCGATGACCGGCAAAATCGTCGATGGTTTCAATCTCGCTTTCATCAAGGACGACCAGATGGAACGGCGACGTGTATCCGGCACCGATATAGCGGATATTGTCGTAATGCTCGTCGGCAAAGGGTTCGGCGGAGTTGGCTGCCGCCCAGGGCCCGTTATCGGCTGCAAGTGCGAATTCGACCTGTTCGTTTCCAAGCAGGCGGGTGTTTTCGATCGTGGCGGACGTTGCGCGCGATGTAACGCTCAATTCCGGATTATGCTGCTCGATCAAACGCGCCATACCGGCCGAAATTATGAAGAACGCGCCGCCGCTCGACCCGCCGCCGATGGTCAGAAAAGTCTGCGATTGCGCCGGGACGCTCGTGGCGCCGAGCGCGAGGGCAAGGGCACCCGCGCCGATCATCTTTTTCAAAGCACTCATCTCTGTAACCTCCTCCATTCGGTTGTTGTATTGTTGGCGGCTCTCTCATTGAGCCGTCTTGGTGATTTCCAGCGTCGCCGGATCCAGGGTGACGCCGTATAGCCGCTGGGCTTCCTCACGCGTTACGAAGCCGAACCGGACATCGCGCTGGACGCTTTCCGGCGCACGATCGTGGGGATCGCCGAACCCGCCGCCACCGGGGGTGTAGTGCGTAACGGTGTCGCCGGTCTCCAGCGCCTCGATATCGCCGATGGCGTAAGGCAGCGTCCGCTCCTTGTCCGTCCCCTCGTTGATGACCCAGCGCCCGCCGTCGCCCGGCAAGCCACCGCCAACGCCCTGGGGCAGCGAACGTGATTTCTGGGACGTCCGGTGCAACTGCGGACGTCCGCCAAGAATTTTATAGGCGAGAACATAGCCGGTGCCGCCGCGGCGGCGTCCGGCGCCGCCGGAGCCCGACCGCAACTCCCGACGGAGATAGAGCACCGGCTGCTCGATCTCCATCGCCTCGATCGGCGGAACATGGCAATTGGTGACGTGACAGGCCATGGCATCGATGCCATCGAACCGATCATTCGCGCCAAGACCGCCGGGCACGACCTCGCCGAACATGGTCCGTCGGCCGGTGTCGGGATCGTCGCAGATCGAATAGTTATACAAGCAGCCGCAGCTATCGCCCATTACACGCTCTGGAACGACGGTGGCAAATGCCCCCATGATAAGGTCGACCAGACTGTGACAGACGACCATGCGCTGCATGACCGCCGCCGGTGACTGCGCATTGACCAGGGTGCCTTCGGGCGCAATGATCCTGACCGGCCGCTTGCAGCCTTCGGTGCCCGAAATTGTCGGATCCGTGATGCAGCGCATGGCATAGTAAATCGCCGCCGTCGTGGTCGCGAGCGGACAGTTGATCGGCCCCGCGATCTGCGGGTCTGTTCCCGTGAGGTCGATGGTGACATCGCCGCCCTTTTTGGTGATCGTCGCCCGCAGCCAGAACGGACCGCCCTTGGCGCCGTCGTCGAGCACCGGCTCTTCGTGGGTATAAGTCCCGTCCGGAATGCGCTCCAGTTCGGCGCGGGTGCGGCGCTCGGAATAATCCATCATCGCGTTGAAGCAGCCAAGCATGACGGGTTTGCCGTACTTCCGGAAAAGTCCGTCAACCTCGTTCACCGCCACCTGGACACTGGCGAACTGCGCGATCAGATCGTTTTCCAGGATGTCGCGAACCCGTGTGTTGGTCAGGATGACATCCATGACCTTCTGTTCCAGACGGCCGCCGTCGACGAGCTTCATCGGGGGGACGCGCAGGCCTTCCTGGTAGATGTCGACGCCCCACCCGCGCGACCCCATGTTCATCGCGCCGATATCCATGTGGTGAACCATGAGTCCGGCGAAGGCGACCAGTTCATTGTCGAAGAAGATCGGGCTGAAGGCCAGATAGTCGTTGCTGTGGGTGGCCGCGAGCGAGCCGTCTCCCGCAAACGGATCGTTGGTGACGACAACGTCGCCCGGCTTCCATTCCGAGGCGGGAATACAGTGCTCCAGGATCGTCTTGAGGCAGACGCCAACCGTGTTGAGCTGGATCGGCGGACCGGCTTCTTCGGCGATGAGCTGGCCGCGCGCATCGAGCAACGATGCCGAGCAGTCCTCCATCTCCTTGACGATGAAGGAATTGGCGGCACGGATCATGCGGCGCGTCACCCGCTCGGCGATCGATTTCATCGCGTTGCGGACGATCTCCTGCGTCACCGGGTCGACGGTGGAACCGGCTTCGGGCGAGGCCTGCATGGCCGGTGATGGCTGAACTACGGTCATTGGAGCGGTCTCGGTTCTTGTTACCGGGGGGTCTTTTTGCCGGGGGCGGCGTTGATCAGATGCAGATTGCGCATTCGGTCGCAAGTCGCCTCCCATCCCGGCGGCACGAACAGGGTGGAGCCTGGATACTCGACGATCGCCGGCCCCGTGATTTCGTCGTCGGTGTGGATGTCGGTCACGCGATAGACGGGGACGTTTGCGGTCACGCCCCATGACAGCAGAACCGGGCGCTCGGCCATCGGCTCCAGCACAGCCCTGCCGCTGCCGATATCCGGCCAACCTGCGTTGGGAACGTGGCCTATGGCGGACACCCGCAAATTGACCAGTTGGATGCCCCGATCGGCCAGCCGGTACCCATAGGCCCGCTCGTGTTCGTCGTGGAATCGCGGCGCCAGGGCGGAGAAGCCCGCCTCGTCCAGAGTTCCGGCGCCGATCGGCAGGTTCAGTTCATAGTTCTGCCCCTGATACCGCAGGTCGACGCTGGCCACGATCAGGCGCCTGTCCCTGGGCACGTCCTCCAGATCGAGGGCGGTTCCAGCCTCTTCGATCAACGACTGGAATCCGGCGACCAGCGAATCGAGCCGCACGGCGTCGAGAGCCGTCACCCGTGTCAGTGCGAAGTCGTGACGGACGTCTGCGGCGAGCAGGCCCATGGAGGACAGGTTGCCCGGCGCCGGCGGAATCAGCACCCGGCTGATGCCCAGTTCCTCGGCAAGCCTCAATGTATGCAGCGGCCCCGCGCCGCCAAAGCCGACGAGGGTGAAATCACGAGGGTCGAGACCACGATCGACCGAGATCAGCTTGATGGCGTTGACCATGTGGGATTCTGCAATCGACAGAATGCCGATGGCGCTCTCGCCCATTTCCATGCCCAGCGGCTCGGCGATCTTCTCGCGCAGCGCCTTTTCGGCGAGTGCCTTGTCGAGCTGGCTCTTGCCGCTCAGGAAGTATTCCGGGTTCAACCTTCCGCCGAAGAGATTGGCGTCCGTTACCGTCGGCTCGACGCCGCCCCGCCCGTAGCATGCGGGGCCCGGGCGGGCGCCGGCGCTGCGTGGGCCGACCCTGAGGGCGCCGCCGGCATCGACCCACGCGACCGATCCGCCGCCGGCACCAATCGTGATCAGATCCAGCATCGGCAGGAGAATGGGATACTCGCCGACCTTGCCATGGGTGGTCAGCATCGGATCGCCATTGCTGATCAACGAAACATCGGCGCTGGTGCCGCCCATATCGAGGGTAATGATATCGGAGATACCGCAGGCGGCAGCGACCGCCGTCCCGCCGATGATACCGCCCATCGGCCCGGAATGGGTGATGCCGACCGGCGTCCGGGACGCAACCTCGAATGTCGAGACGCCCCCGTTGCCGCGCATGATCATCGGCGTTTCCACGCCTCTGCGTTTCAGCGCCGCGCTCAGACCCGACAGATGCTTCTGAAGCGGCCGCCTGACATAGGCGTTCAGGCTGGTGGTGCTGACCCGTTCGTATTCGCGAAACTCGCGGACGATGGCAGACGACAGCGACATGTCGAGTTCGGGAAACTCTGCTTCGGCGATTTCTCCGATGCGCCGCTCATGGACCGGGTTGGCGTAGGAATGAAGCAGACACACAGCCACACTGGTACAACCGGCGTCGCGCAGGTCCCGCAGCGCCTGCCGGGCGTCGCCCTCATTCAATGGAGCCAGAACGCTGCCGTCATGGGTCACGCGCTCGCGCACGCCATGGCGCAACGGCCTGGGCACAAGCGGTTTGGCCGGGCGCCAGTCGATGTCATAGATGTGCGGCTTGCGCGAGGCCCGCCCGATTTCCAGCAGATCCCGGAAACCTTCCGTCGTAATCAGCCCGACCGGAGCGTCAACCCCCTCGACGATAAGGTTCGTCACCATGGTGGTCGCGTAAACGAACCGCTCGATTTCGGCGTCGGCAAGGCCGCTTTGACCAATGGCGAGGTCGATGCCCTCCAGAATGCCCACCGTCAGATCGTCCAGCGTGCTCGGCACCTTCAATGTGATCAGGTCGCCGTTGTCACTGTCGATCAGGACGAGGTCGGTATGGGTGCCGCCGGTATCGATTCCAACGCGAAATCGGGCGCGAAATCGGGCGCCGGCCGGCGGCTCTTGCGGAACAGCGGTCATGGATGTTGCTCTTCGATATGGAGGGAGGGTTCGGTTTTCGCGCCGCCGGGCGGCGAGGCGGCCAATGCCGCGCGTTTGCGCAGTTGAGTCATCGCGACGAAGGCGATCAGCGCGATGCCGATCATGTCGGAAAAGATGCCAGGCACGATCAGGACCAGTCCGGCAGAGACCAGCATGATCCGCTCCAGGGCATTGGCGCGGGCCAGAACAAAGCCTTCGAGTCCGGCGGCCAGGCAGGAAACGCCGACCAGAGCGGTAAGCGACGCCAGAACGATCGCAAGGAAAGTGCCCTGCATGACCAGTTCGCTGTTGTAGACCATCATGAACGGGATGATGAACGCCGCAATTCCCAGTCGGCAGGCGGTGATCCCCGTGCCCATTGCCGACCCGCCCGAGATCGCCGCAGCCGCGTAGGCCGCCAGCGCAACCGGCGGGGTGATGCAGGAGATGACACCGAAATAGAAAATGAAGAGATGAGCAGCCAGCGGATTCACGCCAAGCTCGATCAGGCCGGGCGCCACGAGGATCGCGAGAATGATGTAGGCCCCGATCGTCGGCATACCCATGCCGAGGATAAGCGACGCGAACATCGTCAGCACGAGCAGAAGTGCCAGATTACCACCGGCGATATCGATCAGGATGCCTGAAAATCTGAGCCCCAGTCCCGTCAGCATGAAGACGCCGATGACGATACCGGCCGTGGCACAGCACACCGCCACTTCCAGCGCACCCAACGCGCCGTCCCTGAGCGCCACGATCACCTTCTCGATGAAGTCGCTGGACATGCGCAGCCCCGGATTCGCGTCCGGTTGCCGTCCTGCCAGCCATGCCAGCACGAGACCGGCGGCGTAAACGACCAGACCAGGCCAGTGGCCGATATACGTTATGGCAACCCACGC encodes:
- a CDS encoding TRAP transporter permease, with the translated sequence MEVTLPVHAEARPETGKSQSPEQSRVVEDAEGGLVRRLSTLSPFWLYLTSTLAIGFSTFHIYTAFFGTLEGIIQRVTHLGIALVLTFLLRPFLSKHAKSRPSLMDIAWAAVCIGATVYLIRENAELPFRMGLIYTADLIFGGLMIIAVFEAARRLVGVALPIVAGVTIAYAWLGPYLPSVIAHRGFSFKQIIHTLYLTTEGLFGIPIQVSSSFIVLFIILGALLKVSGAGQFFTDLAYGFFGRTRGGPAKVAIAGSSLFGMVSGSAIANVTATGIFTIPLMKRSGFDARFSGAVESVSSTGGQLVPPIMGAAAFLIAEILGISYLDVAVAAAIPALLYYATLFVAVDLRAAKIGLRGTPRDQLPDPVAVLLNGGYLFLVPVTLVYLLAGPQFSPLKAAVYTIGVNLLLFFGREVSLLPRKLALTIGVAVAAGHLVFLLGADLFGGRVVAFFYIGLVVALWFLTRRRRDAASQFVHGYIGRCGIGLREGAMAALEVAAACAMSGIIIGMFMLTGLGLRLSGVLVDLSGGSLPVLLILTALASLILGMGLPTVAAYIVLSVLVAPSLINMGVVPIAAHLFIFYFGIISAITPPVALAAYAASAISGANPMQTGLTALKLGLAGFIIPFMIIYSPQLLMQGQWYEIVLATLTAFVGAAALAAGLEGYLIARMNLIERALLCVAGFLLIFHGLMTDLSGGALILLTIVTQAMRARRSVVSLQ
- a CDS encoding phosphotransferase, which translates into the protein MTAAEDFVQAGGLAAAFVNMDENEAAALLADRYQLSGSLTRLATEKDDTFRVACGNGRRYILKCANPAEDVAEIELQLDLLRHIAPERSGLPVPRVIPTVRDETHFMYRDRAGQQRDIRLLSYLEGTILSETSCTADEREKIGKALAALRLAMAVFSHPAAGRDLAWDVRHLLRLEHLVDAIDDREGRNKLQAGLDRFAAFSDRIDACRCQVLHNDFSKSNIVVNHGSEDFVTGIIDFGDIVHTAIAVDVSTALLNQLPSQNLDDLFKDGRDVLRGYLTVADLTEEEVELIPHLVMGRVIARTLLTTWRAKLFPDNATYITRNTPQGWPQLDWFLQRSADEVSATLLSECGAC
- a CDS encoding TAXI family TRAP transporter solute-binding subunit, encoding MNKQKLLNAVAVAAIAGAIAGTAGLSAADARADVQISIGGGSSGGLYYITAAGMARVIERHADGVVATAQVSSGGAENTRLMEQGSLDCGLMTADTPYAAYNALDPFQDEQMQNIRYVTRGYSSTLQVIVNADGDVETVADLRGKRVGLAVGQTPRVWFPPVAAAYGLEMTEITPFVLGIGELMTSMRDDNIDAAVYWGGAPTGAVMDLEAGKDIRFLDISAEAIEEVIENEPYMIPLPLAAGVYDSVEEETSSLGIPNVLVCRADLDDEVVYQITRALMEHNEELAEVHPLAGQFGPENAGKSVVIPVHDGALRYYEEAGIAVEG
- a CDS encoding FAD-dependent oxidoreductase, with protein sequence MNVVELKAPVAGRSRSWWFQDALQDTQANGAVAPGPSSPLTGEITADVTIVGGGFTGLWTALALSDRAPDVKVVILEADVCGSGASGMNGGKCHGYWGALPGLVGNLGADDALAVCRASSAAQDGIRDFVTSCGVDVWWREDGHAKVSTSPAQDKSLETIVRTAERLGVPDTAVPLDRDAIQAICGVSDYRKAVFFPEGANLHPARLVMALKQEALARGVRIFEKSAVTKVSAGSPGRVETAGGAVVSRDIVLAANTGLAGLRGIRDHVSVFSSYAVMTDPAPEEIDETGWNNGVGLSDLRMFIHYYRKTQDGRVLMGSGSGPIAYGGRDGGDAMSNDARSIERARGGIRRLLPALSEVGIASAWGGAIDVAADRLPFFRTFAGTRIHYACGFSGHGVNPSYIAGQCLTSLILNARDSWSALPFCTRPLPSLPPEPLRYLGGNLVRWGIMTREDAEDRQIRAPLLARAAASLPRVMGLKIGVR